A region from the Phycisphaerales bacterium genome encodes:
- a CDS encoding right-handed parallel beta-helix repeat-containing protein, giving the protein MKNNPTRLVRFTLPAMLLTGALLYAGPLNPPAGPITGTGKTLTEVEPRIAINSTNTPGDADSLFKITQPGSYYLTGNISGVVGRSGLKIQADGVTVDLNGFKLIGVAGSLDGVNIPNVQRSVTVRNGTIADWGGDGVNGAFSLVLGEFENLNVLNCGGSAISINDIGVVRHCNVYNNATGITVGSRTLITGCTATFNSSTGIAMGHASTVIDCVVGNNTGRGIIALGGGGAILDSTVFGNGNEGINADTRMTVARCTVTVNSLHGIVLGTGCVAKDNTCAFNGNFGFGAGINVIGSDNRIEGNTCTTADRGIDVDAAGNIIIKNTCTGNTTNWDIVANNIYGPIIDRSAPASPAVLGNAAASTLATTDPNANFTY; this is encoded by the coding sequence ATGAAGAACAATCCCACTCGACTCGTTCGATTCACTCTCCCAGCCATGCTGCTGACCGGCGCCCTCCTCTACGCCGGCCCTCTCAACCCCCCCGCCGGCCCCATCACCGGCACCGGCAAGACCCTCACCGAGGTCGAGCCACGCATCGCCATCAACAGCACCAATACGCCCGGCGACGCCGACAGCCTCTTCAAGATCACCCAACCCGGCTCCTACTACCTCACCGGAAACATCAGTGGCGTCGTCGGCAGGAGCGGTTTGAAGATCCAAGCCGACGGAGTCACCGTCGATCTCAACGGTTTCAAACTGATTGGTGTTGCCGGGTCGCTCGACGGCGTAAATATCCCCAACGTCCAACGCTCGGTCACCGTTCGCAACGGCACCATCGCGGATTGGGGTGGGGACGGCGTCAACGGCGCCTTCTCGCTCGTCCTCGGGGAGTTCGAGAACCTCAACGTGCTGAACTGTGGCGGCTCCGCGATCTCCATCAACGATATTGGCGTCGTTCGCCACTGCAACGTCTACAACAACGCCACGGGCATCACCGTCGGAAGCCGGACGCTCATCACCGGCTGCACCGCCACCTTCAACTCCAGCACCGGAATCGCCATGGGCCACGCCTCCACCGTCATCGATTGTGTCGTGGGGAACAACACCGGACGGGGCATCATCGCCCTCGGCGGTGGCGGGGCGATCCTCGATTCCACCGTCTTTGGAAATGGCAACGAGGGGATCAACGCCGACACACGCATGACCGTCGCGAGGTGCACCGTCACCGTGAACTCTCTGCATGGCATCGTCCTCGGCACGGGCTGCGTTGCCAAAGACAATACCTGTGCCTTCAATGGAAACTTCGGCTTTGGCGCCGGAATCAACGTCATCGGCAGTGACAACCGCATCGAGGGCAACACCTGCACCACCGCCGATCGCGGCATCGACGTTGATGCCGCAGGAAACATCATCATCAAGAATACCTGCACGGGCAACACCACCAACTGGGACATCGTCGCCAACAACATCTATGGCCCCATCATCGACCGCTCCGCCCCCGCCAGCCCCGCCGTCCTCGGCAACGCTGCCGCCAGCACTCTCGCCACCACCGACCCCAACGCCAACTTCACGTACTAA
- a CDS encoding right-handed parallel beta-helix repeat-containing protein → MRHARTIFAITASAILLSLATLALAGPLNPPAGPIISTGKTTQEIFDKTAAAEPRIAINATNTPGDADSVYRISVSGSYYLSDNLIITALNKHGIEIAASNVTIDLNGFLLAGPLGAGFDGIRTSVAGLRSLEIRNGTITGFGGDGIDFQTFNTTGCIVRNIRSQGNGSAGMRIGIASTIIGCSANTNGSSGITAGIVSTISDCTAYSNASHGIQSLGNGTITGCTASSNGAFGFAINSNATITGCTATDNGDIGISGGNSTISNCTSSSNGGEGIAASTGSTVTGCTANSNTLDGILVDSRCLVTRSTCSSNGVNPGDGAGIRVVGNDNRIEGNHCSSADRGIDVDGTGNIIIRNTCSGNTINWTIVSGNSYLVVFAPATVGNFSGNASGAGFGTTDPNANFTY, encoded by the coding sequence ATGCGTCATGCCAGAACCATCTTCGCCATCACCGCATCCGCGATCTTGCTCTCGCTCGCCACGCTCGCCCTCGCCGGCCCCCTCAACCCCCCCGCCGGGCCCATCATCAGCACGGGCAAGACCACGCAGGAAATCTTCGACAAGACCGCCGCCGCCGAGCCGCGCATCGCCATCAACGCCACCAACACCCCCGGCGATGCCGACAGCGTCTATCGAATCTCCGTCTCGGGGAGTTACTACCTCTCGGACAACCTGATCATCACCGCGCTCAACAAGCACGGCATCGAGATCGCCGCGAGCAACGTAACGATCGATCTCAACGGATTCCTCCTGGCCGGGCCACTTGGCGCCGGATTCGACGGCATCAGGACCTCCGTCGCAGGACTCCGCAGCCTCGAGATCCGCAACGGGACCATTACCGGATTCGGCGGCGACGGCATCGACTTCCAGACTTTCAACACAACAGGCTGCATCGTCCGGAACATCCGGTCCCAAGGCAACGGCAGCGCGGGCATGCGCATCGGCATCGCGTCCACGATCATCGGCTGCTCGGCGAACACCAATGGCAGCAGCGGCATCACAGCCGGCATCGTCAGCACCATCTCGGACTGCACGGCCTACTCGAATGCGTCCCATGGCATCCAGTCTCTCGGCAATGGGACAATCACCGGGTGCACGGCGAGTTCCAACGGCGCCTTCGGCTTTGCGATCAACTCCAACGCCACGATCACTGGTTGCACGGCAACCGACAACGGCGACATCGGAATCTCAGGAGGCAACTCGACAATCTCCAACTGCACGAGCAGTTCCAACGGCGGCGAGGGCATCGCCGCGAGCACGGGGAGCACCGTCACAGGATGCACCGCAAACTCCAACACGCTCGACGGCATCCTCGTTGATTCTCGGTGCCTAGTCACCCGGAGCACATGCAGTTCCAACGGCGTGAATCCCGGCGACGGCGCGGGCATCCGCGTGGTTGGGAACGACAACCGCATCGAGGGCAACCACTGCTCAAGCGCCGATCGCGGCATCGACGTGGACGGGACCGGCAACATCATCATCCGAAACACCTGCAGCGGCAACACGATCAACTGGACCATCGTCAGCGGCAACTCGTACCTCGTCGTTTTTGCTCCCGCCACCGTCGGCAACTTCAGCGGCAACGCGAGCGGAGCCGGATTTGGCACAACCGACCCCAATGCGAACTTCACATACTGA
- a CDS encoding right-handed parallel beta-helix repeat-containing protein, whose product MITLTRKIQFIAIPTLLISAAWLSAGPLNPPAGPITSTGKTLTEVEPRIAINSTNTPGDADSLFKITQPGSYYLTGNISGVVGKHGIEIAASGVTLDLNGLSLQGVAGSLDGISVTVSNASGIAISNGTIRAWGGDGVDLRTVVTNATRVERVSSVTNAGTGIGTYNNATIIDCNAFNNSGSGFVLERHCTITSCTAGTNSLQGISANRGCTITNCTASNNLQNGILASTGCAITNCTAYANTLNGIVGSHECVLTSCVAAANGADGLSAGGDALISGCVATENGGDGIEVGVSCTVRGNHAGSNGSILADSAGIHTLSTDNRIEGNICLFNLRGVSVSSAGNFIVRNNCSNNTTNWVIAANNLIGPIMDRSSFSSPAVNGNAADSTLITSDPHANFTY is encoded by the coding sequence ATGATCACACTCACTCGGAAAATTCAGTTCATCGCCATTCCAACACTTTTGATCTCGGCCGCATGGCTCTCTGCGGGCCCTCTGAATCCACCCGCTGGCCCCATCACCAGCACCGGCAAGACCCTCACCGAGGTCGAGCCACGCATCGCCATCAACAGCACCAATACGCCCGGCGACGCCGACAGCCTCTTCAAGATCACCCAACCCGGCTCCTACTACCTCACCGGTAACATCAGTGGCGTCGTCGGCAAGCACGGCATCGAGATCGCCGCAAGCGGTGTGACACTCGACCTCAATGGGCTCAGCCTTCAGGGTGTCGCAGGCTCGCTCGATGGCATCAGCGTCACCGTGAGCAACGCCTCCGGGATCGCGATCTCCAATGGCACCATCCGAGCATGGGGTGGCGATGGCGTCGACCTGCGAACGGTCGTCACCAACGCCACACGAGTCGAGCGAGTTTCATCCGTCACCAACGCGGGAACCGGCATCGGAACGTACAACAACGCCACCATCATCGACTGCAACGCGTTCAACAACAGCGGCAGTGGATTCGTCCTCGAGCGACACTGCACGATCACCTCGTGCACCGCGGGCACCAACTCCCTCCAGGGAATATCCGCCAACCGCGGTTGCACGATCACCAACTGCACCGCATCCAACAATCTCCAGAACGGCATCCTCGCGAGCACCGGATGCGCGATCACAAACTGCACCGCATACGCCAACACCCTCAACGGTATTGTCGGCTCCCATGAATGCGTGCTCACATCATGCGTGGCGGCCGCTAACGGTGCCGACGGCCTGAGCGCGGGCGGCGACGCGCTCATCTCAGGTTGCGTCGCCACCGAGAACGGAGGGGATGGTATCGAGGTCGGCGTCTCCTGCACGGTCCGCGGGAATCACGCCGGATCCAACGGCTCCATCCTCGCGGACAGCGCGGGAATACACACGCTCTCCACAGACAATCGGATCGAAGGAAACATCTGCCTCTTCAATCTACGAGGCGTCAGCGTCAGCTCGGCAGGCAACTTCATCGTTCGGAACAACTGCTCCAACAACACCACCAACTGGGTGATCGCTGCGAACAACCTGATCGGTCCCATCATGGACCGCTCATCCTTCTCCAGTCCGGCCGTGAACGGCAACGCCGCTGACAGCACGTTGATCACTTCTGATCCGCACGCCAACTTCACCTATTGA
- a CDS encoding right-handed parallel beta-helix repeat-containing protein, giving the protein MKTNHLRLVRFALPALLLTGAILYAGPLNPPAGPITSTHKTLTEVEPRVAINSTNTPGDTNSEFRIASSGSYYLTGNITVTAGRVGIEIAASNVTVDLNGFSIIGQAGSLSGATAFSTLSNITFKDGAISTIAAGLQLGSVSAARVERVNMQDITGIGLQVGTRSIVRNCIVRTTTSTGISASAGSHVEGCIVTAAGATGISLGNQCVLDACTVSDCAGAGVSFAGGCVITGCAARTNGDDGFLGSGSGTACVVRDCTAVDNIGDGFSFQVDCVVTSCTARSNEGHGFTSGVNFTISNCSATFNTLSGIRAGGGSALIQSNTCSFNGNNLGDGAGIWAQASVSRIEGNHCFSNDRGIDVDSAGNFIARNTCSGNATNWDVAANNKCLVVLGVNAGAVVGNSGGVSPGSADPNANFSY; this is encoded by the coding sequence ATGAAGACCAATCACCTCCGACTCGTCCGCTTCGCCCTCCCGGCCCTGCTCCTGACCGGCGCGATCCTTTACGCCGGCCCCCTCAATCCCCCCGCAGGCCCCATCACCAGCACCCACAAGACCCTCACCGAGGTCGAGCCTCGCGTTGCCATCAACAGCACCAACACGCCCGGCGACACGAACAGCGAGTTCCGCATCGCCTCCTCCGGAAGTTACTACCTGACGGGGAACATCACCGTAACGGCCGGACGCGTCGGGATCGAGATCGCCGCCTCGAACGTGACCGTCGATCTGAATGGGTTCTCGATCATCGGCCAGGCCGGATCCCTCAGCGGCGCGACCGCATTTTCCACACTTTCCAACATCACCTTCAAGGATGGGGCCATCTCGACCATCGCCGCCGGTCTCCAACTCGGATCCGTCTCGGCGGCACGCGTCGAGCGCGTGAACATGCAGGACATCACGGGCATCGGGCTCCAGGTCGGCACGAGGTCCATTGTTCGTAATTGCATTGTCCGGACGACCACCTCGACAGGAATCTCGGCGTCGGCAGGATCCCACGTGGAGGGTTGTATTGTGACCGCCGCGGGCGCGACGGGCATCTCCCTGGGCAACCAATGCGTGCTTGATGCATGCACCGTGAGCGACTGTGCCGGCGCTGGAGTTTCGTTTGCCGGCGGTTGCGTGATCACCGGATGCGCGGCCAGGACTAATGGCGACGACGGGTTCCTCGGCTCCGGCTCGGGCACGGCGTGCGTCGTGCGCGACTGCACCGCGGTCGACAACATCGGCGATGGATTCAGCTTTCAAGTCGATTGCGTCGTGACCTCATGCACCGCTCGCTCGAACGAGGGGCACGGATTCACCTCGGGTGTCAACTTCACGATCTCGAACTGCTCGGCCACGTTCAACACCCTCTCGGGGATCCGGGCCGGAGGCGGATCAGCCCTCATCCAAAGCAACACCTGCTCGTTCAATGGGAATAACCTCGGCGACGGCGCCGGGATCTGGGCACAAGCCTCGGTCTCTCGGATCGAAGGGAACCACTGCTTCTCCAACGATCGCGGCATCGACGTGGACTCCGCCGGGAACTTCATCGCCCGCAACACCTGCTCCGGCAACGCCACCAACTGGGACGTCGCCGCGAATAACAAGTGCTTGGTCGTCCTCGGCGTCAACGCCGGCGCCGTCGTCGGCAACTCCGGCGGCGTCTCTCCAGGATCCGCCGACCCCAACGCCAACTTCTCGTATTGA
- a CDS encoding right-handed parallel beta-helix repeat-containing protein: MKTNAPRLARFALPALLLTSTLLYAGPLNPPAGPITSTGKTTQEVFDKVAETEPRIAINTTNTPGDADSLFKITQPGSYYLTANITGVVGKYGIEIAASGVTLDLNGFDLVGVPSMGAFDGVGVTVNSLTSIVVRNGSVRDWGDEGVDLGSFAALNSTVEDIRASGNTGNGISVGTGSVVSGCTASSNGINGIDTAFGCVVTECTAFSNGNDGIFAHSSSTVSQSVSYLNTGIGIATGASCTISGCSTTDNNAGIQTSSGCVVSQSSAGYNATRGVTTGSGCHVVDCIVTNNILDGIQVLNDCTVRGNTCDSNGVGAGSGAGILVSGGDNVIEGNTCTDADRGIDVDAGGNLIIKNRCSGNTTNWDFVIGNAYGPIVATPSGAAVSGNTAAAALGSTDPNANFTY, translated from the coding sequence ATGAAAACCAACGCCCCTCGACTCGCTCGTTTCGCCCTGCCGGCCTTGTTGTTGACGAGCACGCTCCTCTACGCCGGCCCTCTTAACCCCCCCGCAGGCCCCATCACCAGCACCGGCAAGACCACCCAGGAAGTCTTCGACAAAGTCGCCGAAACCGAACCCCGCATCGCCATCAACACCACCAACACCCCCGGCGACGCCGACAGCCTCTTCAAGATCACCCAACCCGGCTCCTACTACCTCACCGCCAACATCACCGGCGTCGTCGGCAAATACGGCATCGAGATCGCCGCGTCCGGTGTCACCCTCGACCTCAACGGCTTCGACCTCGTCGGCGTGCCGAGCATGGGCGCCTTCGACGGCGTGGGCGTGACCGTGAACAGTCTGACCTCCATCGTCGTGCGCAACGGGTCCGTCCGCGACTGGGGTGATGAGGGCGTGGACCTTGGCTCGTTCGCCGCGCTCAACTCCACGGTGGAAGACATCCGCGCCAGCGGCAACACCGGAAACGGGATCTCGGTCGGGACCGGCTCCGTCGTCTCCGGGTGTACGGCATCCAGCAACGGCATCAACGGGATCGACACCGCATTCGGATGCGTCGTCACGGAGTGCACGGCATTCTCGAACGGGAACGATGGCATCTTTGCCCATTCCAGCAGCACCGTCTCGCAGTCCGTCTCCTACCTGAACACCGGCATCGGCATTGCCACAGGCGCGTCGTGCACCATCTCGGGCTGTTCGACGACCGACAACAACGCCGGCATCCAGACATCGTCCGGGTGTGTTGTGTCCCAATCCTCCGCGGGCTACAACGCGACTCGAGGCGTTACTACCGGCAGCGGATGCCATGTCGTCGACTGCATCGTCACCAACAATATCCTCGACGGTATCCAAGTGCTCAACGACTGCACCGTGCGGGGCAACACGTGCGACAGCAACGGCGTCGGCGCGGGCAGTGGCGCCGGCATCCTCGTCTCGGGCGGTGACAACGTCATCGAGGGGAACACCTGCACCGATGCCGACCGCGGCATCGACGTGGACGCCGGCGGAAACCTCATCATCAAAAACCGATGCTCGGGCAACACCACCAACTGGGACTTTGTCATCGGGAACGCCTATGGCCCCATCGTCGCGACGCCCTCCGGCGCGGCGGTGAGCGGCAATACCGCGGCCGCCGCCCTCGGCTCCACCGACCCCAATGCCAACTTCACCTATTGA